CTGGGCTCGGCACCGACCCCGCGCGTCGCGTCCCGCTGCTCGGTAGCGACGGCCGCAACGTCGGCGTCCGAGCGCGCCGCGGTCGCCGGTGCGACATCGACGCCGTCGATCGTTCCCCGCTTCCCGCTGCCACCCCACCAGGCGTAGGCCGTGCCCAGCCCGGCCAGCACGACCGCAGCAGCGAGGACGATCCCGATCCGGCGCATCCGACCAGAACGCTCCGGCTACGGATGCGTCTGGATGAACGCCTGGATCATCGCGACGAGCGTCTCCGGGATGTCTTCCTGACAGAAGTGACCCACGCCCGGGATCCGCACGACGGGCTTGTCTCCGTGGATGTTCTGGAAATCGGCGATCGACATCTCCGGCGCGATCCCGAAGTCCATGTCGCCCGACACGAGCATCGCGGGTTTCGACTTCACCTTCTCGAGGTTCCCGGTCTCGAGCCCCGCGAGCGTGTACGGGATGAAGCGGTTGTAGTGGACATCGAGGGGGAACTCGATGGCTCCGATGCACGACTCACGGTCCGGGAAGGGGGCCGAGTAGGCGCGAATCCAGGTCTCGTCGACGGCGCTCGAGTTCTGGAAGCCGATGATCTTCATCACCGAGAGCACCGTCGAGCCCAGTTCGCCGAGGATGCCGCGCAGCGTCCCCGCCTCTTCGTGCTTCTCGATCCACTGGAACCAGGGCGTCTTCTCCGGAGGTAGGGGCGCGCCGCCGTAGCCGAAGAGCGTGTTCATCAAGAACAGGCGCTTCA
This window of the Myxococcota bacterium genome carries:
- a CDS encoding alpha/beta fold hydrolase codes for the protein MIDANETFDGTWPFAPHFSTAAGFRQHYVDEGPRDGEVIVCLHGEPTWGYLYRNFIPALAADYRVIVPDHMGFGKSETPQDRTYTLETHVENLENFLDDLNLTDITFVCQDWGGPITGAYTIRHPERVKRLFLMNTLFGYGGAPLPPEKTPWFQWIEKHEEAGTLRGILGELGSTVLSVMKIIGFQNSSAVDETWIRAYSAPFPDRESCIGAIEFPLDVHYNRFIPYTLAGLETGNLEKVKSKPAMLVSGDMDFGIAPEMSIADFQNIHGDKPVVRIPGVGHFCQEDIPETLVAMIQAFIQTHP